Genomic window (Armatimonas rosea):
TCGCTACCGGGCCGGCTATTCGTGACGGGTGGGGTCTCGGTGAGGGCACCAAGGGCCTTCATGCGCTCTAGTAGCGGCTCTCGTCCTGAGGCGGACACACGCAGCTCTAGCTCGGGGCTCTCGCTACTGAGGTCCACCTCCAGCTCCGCCGCGAGCTTCCGAAGCGCCTCTTGGGTCTCGGCTTTCTTCCCCTTGGGAACGGTGAGCGTGTAGGCTGTCGGGGGGGCGAGTTTTGCCTTTGCGCCAAAGCCTCCTCCAAAACCAGAAGCGCCTCTCGCGATTGCTTGCTCGGACCTTTTGTCGGAACTGTCCTTCTTTGCCATTCCCAAGCTCTCGTTTCCCGCTTGGTCAGGACTGAGCGAGGGCTCGGGGAGATGGATATACCGCCTCTCGCTGTTGGATCGGAGCTTGAGCTGCTCCGCGGTGGAGGCCGCCAGTGCTTGCTCCCCGGCCCGCGCGGTGTCTAGCTCCGCGCGGCGGGGCGCGGCGAGAGGAGGCTGAGGCAGGTTCGCCGCTTTTGGCGCGACCCTCTCGGCGTCTTCCTTGACCGGGGACACAGGTGCTGCGGGGCGGCTTGCGGAGGCTACGCCCGCAAGTGCCATCTGGGCGGTTTTCTTCTCAGGGAGGGCTGCTACGGCAGGCGCACCCATCCCGGTGTCTTGGGCGAGACTCTCCCCTGTGCTTTGTATTTGGGGAGCCACGGCGGGGCTGACAGTCTTTGCGACTTCGACGGCGGCACTCGTCTGCGGGGTAGCCGAGCCGGAGGTGCGCACCCAGAGCCAGGCGGCGCAGCCCATCGCCAGGACCCCGCTAAAGGCCGCCATGGGGCCAGGGCGACGCCAGAAAGGCAGAGAGAAGGGACGGGGCGCGGCTGACTCTGGGAGGCTGGCGAGGATGCGGGCGCGCAGAGCATCGGGGAGCGGTGCGGCCGCGGGCAAGGCCTCGACCAGTGTCGTGGAGAGCAGGCGGAGCCCCTCCAGCTCGCTCTGGCAGGCTGCGCAGTCGGTGAGGTGGCGCTCGACCGCCACGCGGCGGGCTGTGGGGAGCTCGCCATCGAGGTAGGCCTTCAGGTCCTCTTGCAAGGCGCTCTTACACTCAGGCACGGACGTAGCCCTCCAGCTGGACGCGGAGCTTGCGAAACGCATGAAAGAGCCGCGACTTGACGGTCCCCACGGGCACCCCCAGCGCGGTGGCGCACTCGCTGTAGGTGAGGCCGTGGAGCTCGTGCAGCACGACAATCTGGCGGTGCTCTTCGGTAAGCGTGCCCAGGGCCGTCTCCAAAGTCCGCGCCAGCTCTTTACGGGCAGCGGCACGCTCGGGGGCATCGGTCTCGGAGGCGGCCAGCGGGAGGTCGTCGTAGGGGACGCTCTCCGGTTTCTGACGGGCACGGTGTTTCAGGCAGTGGTTCATGGCAACCCGGTAGATGAAGGTCGAGAGGGCGGCCTCTCCCCGGAACTTGGGCAGGCTGGCATGCAGCGCCACAAAGATCTCCTGGGTGAGGTCGTCGGCGTCGGCGTCACAGCGGGCGTAGCGACGTGCAAGCCCATGGACTCGTCCTCCGAACGTGTCCAGGAGCCAAGCAAACGCCGCTGCATCGCCACGACGCAGTCCCGCGATCCAGCGGGCCTCCTCCGATTTCATCGTCGCTTCTTTTGTACCAGAAAGCCGCCTGAGGGTTCAAAAGATTCTCCGTGCTGAGGAATCTTTAGCTGTCCCGCCGCTGCCGTGCGAGCCCGAGGCCAGCCACTCCCAAGGCGAGCAAGCCCAGTGTCCCCGGCTCGGGTGCAGACGACGAGAGCGTGACAATGCTAAAGTGGCGGAAGCTCGCACCCACCTGATTCAGGATGCTCGTGGTGGTGTTGGTGGTCGTGTTGATACGCTCCAGCCGGGTCCCCGCCGAGTAGATCAGCTCGCCATTGCCCAGCTCCCAGACACCGCGGACACCCAGCCCGGGCGCGTAGGTCGCCACTTGGGTCCCGCTGTTGACCCCCGTGTACTCGTAGATCGCTGTGGGAAGCGAGAAGCCCGAGACCACGAGGTTGCCATTGCTACGGGTGACAAGCTGCTGGGGGAAGTTGAGCTCCGTGCTGCCGTTGGAGTTGTAGTACTTGCCCAGGTAGGTTCCGCTCAGGTCAAAGCGCTCAATATCGTCGCTGGTGCTATCGGTGATCAGCACATCGTTTGTCCGAAACAGAATATTCCAGGGAGACGCACTCGCCGTCGGAAGGGTAGCAAAGGTCGAGAGAGTGTTGGTGGTCAGGTCGTAGCGCTGGACGGTTCCCGCGAGGGTGCCGCCTCCGACAGAGATATAGAGGCTTCCCCCCCGGACGGCGATTCCTCGCAGGTTGCTAATTCCCTGCGCGGAGCCCACCACGGTTCCGAGAAATGCCCCGCTGTAGCTGTACTCCCGCACGGAGTTGACCACCTGATCGCTCACCAATA
Coding sequences:
- a CDS encoding zf-HC2 domain-containing protein codes for the protein MPECKSALQEDLKAYLDGELPTARRVAVERHLTDCAACQSELEGLRLLSTTLVEALPAAAPLPDALRARILASLPESAAPRPFSLPFWRRPGPMAAFSGVLAMGCAAWLWVRTSGSATPQTSAAVEVAKTVSPAVAPQIQSTGESLAQDTGMGAPAVAALPEKKTAQMALAGVASASRPAAPVSPVKEDAERVAPKAANLPQPPLAAPRRAELDTARAGEQALAASTAEQLKLRSNSERRYIHLPEPSLSPDQAGNESLGMAKKDSSDKRSEQAIARGASGFGGGFGAKAKLAPPTAYTLTVPKGKKAETQEALRKLAAELEVDLSSESPELELRVSASGREPLLERMKALGALTETPPVTNSRPGSDQEPATRAVQKPGAQTGALGGGAGGFGGFGGGGRAMRATMPLLKLTVTIKEAEQNDEGSVQPKKVP
- a CDS encoding RNA polymerase sigma factor, whose protein sequence is MKSEEARWIAGLRRGDAAAFAWLLDTFGGRVHGLARRYARCDADADDLTQEIFVALHASLPKFRGEAALSTFIYRVAMNHCLKHRARQKPESVPYDDLPLAASETDAPERAAARKELARTLETALGTLTEEHRQIVVLHELHGLTYSECATALGVPVGTVKSRLFHAFRKLRVQLEGYVRA
- a CDS encoding PEP-CTERM sorting domain-containing protein; the protein is MSTLKRFLVLLPLLTLAGIAHAQTYLLVPDSGNDRILALDPNTGAIINANFITDLNFTTPIQAIDSGRGTILVSDQVVNSVREYSYSGAFLGTVVGSAQGISNLRGIAVRGGSLYISVGGGTLAGTVQRYDLTTNTLSTFATLPTASASPWNILFRTNDVLITDSTSDDIERFDLSGTYLGKYYNSNGSTELNFPQQLVTRSNGNLVVSGFSLPTAIYEYTGVNSGTQVATYAPGLGVRGVWELGNGELIYSAGTRLERINTTTNTTTSILNQVGASFRHFSIVTLSSSAPEPGTLGLLALGVAGLGLARQRRDS